Sequence from the Chthoniobacterales bacterium genome:
CTGGTCATGGCTGGAACCGAAGACTTTGCCGCCGCGCCCCAGCGAGTGCAAGCCCGGCTCTAAGCGGCGAGCTGGCTGGCCAGAGCGTAGCCGCCAGAGAGATTCCGGGCGCGAAACCCATGCTGGGCGAGCGTGCGCGTGGCGTAATACCCGCGCTGTCCGACGCCGCAATACACGCCGAGCTCGGCGTCGCGCGGGAGCTCCCCCAATCGCGAACGCAGGGCGCCGAGCGGGATGTTCACCGCGCCCGGCAGATGACCGGCTGCGAATTCCGACGGCTCACGCACGTCGAGGAGGACGTCCACCTCGCCCAGTTCGCTCACGTGGAAGATCGGCATGTCTCCGCGCAGCACGTCGGCCGCGATCATTCCGGCAAAGTTCAACGCGTCCTTCGCTCCGCCGAATTGCGGCGCATAGGCGAGTTCGGCTTCCTCGAGATCGTAAACGGTGCCGCCCTTCTGGATGAGCATCGACAGGACATCAATGCGCTTGTCGACGCCGGCTCCGCCCATCGCCTGGGCGCCGAGCACCCGTCCGTCCGCCC
This genomic interval carries:
- a CDS encoding rhodanese-like domain-containing protein, which codes for LRRAGVADFEKIYLHPGSHAGYYPGAERMTLKLLFSRADGRVLGAQAMGGAGVDKRIDVLSMLIQKGGTVYDLEEAELAYAPQFGGAKDALNFAGMIAADVLRGDMPIFHVSELGEVDVLLDVREPSEFAAGHLPGAVNIPLGALRSRLGELPRDAELGVYCGVGQRGYYATRTLAQHGFRARNLSGGYALASQLAA